In one Mycobacterium sp. NBC_00419 genomic region, the following are encoded:
- a CDS encoding GMC family oxidoreductase, translated as MADGDLDAREAERILWDVIVVGTGMGGGTLGYALARAGRRVLFVEKGRSTLPGAPGVIRAAMPELAEPQASRSADTYFDALARGGRSTDEVEDISARSPKRFVPFVGSGTGGSSALYGMVCERFFARDFTPRQNFADPGESTVPDAWPVSYDEMAPWYAQAEKLLGVRGQPDPLRPESAAVGLPAAPPFSADNQPLVDYLQGRGLHPYHLPMACDYTDGCTTCQTYLCPQNCKRDSARNGVEPAITEYGAALLDQCRVVRLDADRSAVRQVICEHRGATLALQAKVVVLAAGALATPMLLLKSRSGDWPAGLANGSDYVGRNLMRHLLDPIEIWPQRDSKITGANKEIGLNDFYYWEGQKYGTVQSFGAIPPMEWLANRPGWKGKGMRLMNPAVRLVYERFFTGGLILAAMTEDLPYLDNRVLPSDRPGTDGRQRMRMHYRLHPSEIARRDVFLRQLKEVFTPFRTLPLGSGKDNTNLGHVCGTCRFGTDPATSVLDAHNRAHEVENLYVVDTSFFPSSAGLNPSLTVAANALRVAEHVSLAHFAN; from the coding sequence TTGGCCGACGGCGATCTGGACGCGCGCGAAGCGGAGCGCATCCTGTGGGACGTGATCGTCGTGGGCACCGGCATGGGCGGCGGCACGCTGGGCTACGCCCTGGCGCGCGCCGGCCGCCGCGTGCTGTTCGTGGAGAAGGGCCGCTCCACCCTGCCCGGGGCCCCCGGAGTCATTCGCGCGGCCATGCCGGAACTCGCCGAGCCGCAGGCGTCGCGATCGGCGGACACCTACTTCGATGCGCTCGCGCGCGGCGGCCGGTCCACCGACGAAGTCGAGGACATCAGCGCGCGCTCGCCGAAACGGTTCGTCCCGTTCGTCGGCAGCGGAACGGGCGGATCCTCGGCGCTGTACGGCATGGTCTGCGAACGCTTCTTCGCCCGCGACTTCACCCCACGGCAGAACTTCGCCGACCCCGGCGAGTCCACGGTGCCCGACGCCTGGCCGGTCAGCTACGACGAGATGGCGCCCTGGTACGCCCAAGCCGAGAAGCTGCTCGGTGTTCGCGGCCAGCCCGATCCCCTGCGACCCGAATCCGCCGCAGTGGGTTTGCCTGCGGCGCCGCCGTTTTCGGCCGACAACCAGCCGCTCGTGGACTACTTGCAAGGCCGCGGACTGCACCCCTACCACTTGCCGATGGCCTGCGATTACACCGACGGGTGCACCACCTGTCAGACCTATCTGTGCCCGCAGAATTGCAAGCGCGACTCGGCCCGCAACGGTGTCGAGCCGGCCATCACCGAGTACGGTGCCGCACTGCTGGATCAGTGCCGGGTGGTCCGACTGGACGCCGACCGCTCGGCGGTGCGGCAGGTGATCTGCGAGCACCGCGGCGCAACTCTGGCGCTGCAGGCCAAGGTGGTGGTGCTGGCCGCCGGCGCCCTGGCCACACCGATGCTGTTGCTCAAATCCCGTTCCGGTGACTGGCCGGCCGGGCTGGCCAACGGCTCGGATTATGTGGGGCGCAACCTGATGCGCCATCTGCTCGACCCCATCGAGATCTGGCCGCAGCGCGACAGCAAGATCACCGGTGCCAACAAGGAGATCGGGCTCAACGACTTCTACTACTGGGAAGGCCAGAAGTACGGCACCGTCCAGTCCTTCGGCGCCATACCTCCGATGGAGTGGCTGGCCAACCGCCCCGGGTGGAAGGGCAAGGGCATGCGCCTGATGAACCCCGCGGTGCGTCTGGTCTACGAACGGTTCTTCACCGGCGGTCTGATCCTGGCCGCGATGACCGAGGATCTGCCTTACCTGGACAACCGTGTGCTGCCGTCGGATCGGCCCGGCACCGACGGCCGTCAGCGGATGCGGATGCACTATCGGCTGCACCCCAGCGAGATCGCCCGTCGGGACGTCTTTCTGCGCCAGCTCAAAGAGGTGTTCACACCGTTCCGGACCCTGCCGCTAGGCAGCGGCAAGGACAACACGAACCTCGGACATGTCTGCGGCACATGCCGATTCGGTACCGACCCGGCGACCAGCGTGCTCGACGCGCACAACCGGGCTCACGAAGTGGAGAACCTCTACGTCGTGGACACGTCGTTCTTCCCCTCGAGCGCCGGGCTGAACCCGAGCCTGACGGTGGCGGCCAATGCGTTGCGGGTGGCCGAGCACGTGAGCCTGGCGCACTTCGCCAATTGA
- a CDS encoding glycosyltransferase — translation MKFVLANWGTRGEVEPFAAIGRELVGRGHDVQMVVAHEMVSFAESAGPQAIGYGPTLQSIDDPHHEYWMTFFKQPWRIKELNRLLNEVAEPLSQYRPDVRDKLISVSAGADVLLTGMNYEDVAMNVAEYCRTPLATLQIFPLRANGRLVPFLPARVGRAAMTAFEWGSWRAKQGEIDADRQVLGLPKSTAPWPQQIAELGAMEIQAYDDVCYPGLAEEWATWNHQQIPKRPFVGALTMELAAQDDEEIASWIAGGTPPIFFSFGSMPVDSAADTLTMIASACATLGERALIGAGWTDFSNAPQYDHVKVVGAMNYAKIFPACRAVVHHGGSGTTHAGLRSGRPTLILWMLPDQACWGARVKRLKVGTGRRFSATTEESLVSDLRKVLAPEAAIRAEELAARMTKSSDSVAAAADLLENFARARSLKA, via the coding sequence ATGAAGTTCGTGTTGGCGAACTGGGGGACTCGCGGCGAGGTGGAACCGTTCGCCGCGATCGGCCGTGAGTTGGTCGGCCGTGGACACGATGTGCAGATGGTCGTCGCGCACGAGATGGTCAGCTTCGCTGAATCCGCGGGGCCTCAGGCGATCGGCTACGGGCCCACCCTGCAGTCCATCGACGACCCGCACCACGAATACTGGATGACGTTCTTCAAGCAACCGTGGCGGATCAAGGAACTGAACCGGCTATTGAATGAGGTTGCGGAGCCGCTGAGCCAGTACCGGCCGGACGTGCGAGACAAGCTGATCTCAGTTTCCGCCGGCGCGGACGTGCTGCTGACTGGGATGAATTACGAAGACGTGGCCATGAACGTCGCAGAGTACTGCCGCACGCCACTGGCCACTCTCCAGATTTTTCCGTTGCGAGCCAATGGCCGCCTGGTCCCGTTCCTGCCTGCGCGGGTGGGCCGGGCCGCGATGACTGCCTTTGAATGGGGTTCGTGGCGCGCAAAGCAAGGCGAAATCGATGCCGACCGGCAAGTACTCGGCTTACCGAAGTCAACCGCTCCATGGCCGCAGCAGATAGCCGAGCTCGGGGCGATGGAAATCCAGGCCTACGACGACGTGTGTTATCCGGGGCTGGCAGAAGAATGGGCCACCTGGAACCACCAGCAGATCCCCAAGCGACCGTTCGTCGGTGCATTGACGATGGAGTTGGCCGCACAGGACGATGAGGAGATCGCGTCCTGGATCGCCGGCGGAACGCCACCGATCTTCTTCAGCTTCGGCTCCATGCCGGTGGACTCTGCCGCCGACACTCTCACCATGATCGCCAGTGCTTGCGCGACGCTGGGGGAGCGGGCACTGATCGGCGCCGGCTGGACTGATTTCAGCAATGCCCCGCAGTACGACCACGTCAAAGTGGTGGGTGCGATGAACTACGCGAAGATCTTTCCCGCCTGCCGGGCGGTCGTGCACCATGGCGGCTCCGGCACCACCCATGCGGGCCTTCGCTCCGGGCGGCCCACCCTGATCCTGTGGATGCTGCCGGACCAGGCGTGCTGGGGGGCTCGGGTCAAGCGATTGAAAGTTGGCACGGGACGCCGCTTTTCGGCCACGACGGAGGAATCGCTGGTATCGGATCTTCGCAAGGTTCTTGCGCCCGAAGCTGCCATCCGGGCTGAAGAACTCGCCGCTCGGATGACGAAGTCCTCGGACAGCGTAGCGGCGGCGGCAGACCTATTGGAGAATTTCGCCCGCGCGCGGTCGCTGAAAGCCTAG
- a CDS encoding glycosyltransferase — MKFVLASYGGRGDIEPAVVVGRELKHRGHDVLMAVPPNLVGFAQDAGLEAVAYGLDSAPILELQRRYFTLYSRTPWKVRQLSQMSRETEAFAARCWQEMTTGLAAVAHGADALLTGLIFEQPAANVAERFDIPLVTLHYFPVRAHGQLLPFAPAVLSRAGMKINDWLAWRGTREGEDAQRRELGLPDAPGPAPQRIAERGSLEIQAYDELCFPGLGAEWAKSGGLRPFVGALAMQSPTPADEEVAAWIAAGTPPIFFGFGSVPIGSPEETVAMIAAASAQLGERALIGAGGTDFSNVAQFDHVKVVGQVNYATIFPTCRAVVHHGGAGTLAACLRAGVPQLVLWTLPDQPFFAAQLRRLKVGAGHRFATTTEKSLVKGLRRILDPRYRARARELAPRITTPADSAAAAAGLIEDFARSAR; from the coding sequence ATGAAGTTCGTCCTCGCCAGCTACGGGGGCCGCGGCGACATCGAGCCGGCGGTCGTCGTGGGCAGGGAGTTGAAGCACCGCGGGCACGACGTGCTGATGGCGGTACCGCCGAACCTGGTCGGCTTCGCGCAGGACGCCGGACTCGAGGCAGTCGCCTACGGCCTTGATTCGGCCCCGATTCTGGAACTGCAGCGCCGCTACTTCACGCTTTACTCCCGCACGCCGTGGAAGGTCCGGCAACTGAGTCAGATGAGCCGGGAGACCGAAGCGTTCGCGGCCCGGTGCTGGCAGGAGATGACGACGGGATTGGCGGCGGTGGCGCACGGCGCTGACGCCCTGCTGACCGGGCTGATCTTCGAACAGCCCGCCGCCAACGTGGCCGAGCGGTTCGACATCCCGTTGGTGACATTGCATTACTTCCCCGTCCGTGCACACGGTCAGCTGTTGCCGTTCGCGCCTGCGGTGCTGAGCCGGGCGGGAATGAAGATCAACGACTGGCTGGCCTGGCGCGGCACCAGGGAGGGGGAGGACGCCCAGCGCCGGGAGCTCGGCTTGCCGGACGCGCCAGGGCCGGCTCCGCAGCGGATCGCCGAGCGCGGCTCGCTGGAGATCCAGGCCTACGACGAGCTGTGTTTCCCGGGGCTCGGGGCCGAATGGGCGAAGTCGGGCGGCCTGCGGCCGTTCGTCGGGGCGCTCGCGATGCAATCACCGACGCCCGCCGACGAGGAGGTCGCCGCCTGGATCGCCGCGGGCACCCCGCCGATCTTCTTCGGGTTCGGCAGCGTGCCGATCGGATCGCCCGAGGAGACGGTTGCCATGATTGCCGCGGCCAGCGCCCAGCTCGGTGAGCGGGCGCTGATCGGCGCCGGCGGGACCGATTTCAGCAACGTCGCGCAGTTCGACCACGTCAAGGTCGTGGGCCAAGTCAACTATGCGACGATCTTTCCCACCTGCCGCGCCGTCGTCCACCACGGCGGCGCGGGAACCCTGGCCGCGTGCCTACGGGCCGGGGTGCCGCAGCTCGTGCTGTGGACGCTGCCGGATCAACCGTTCTTCGCCGCTCAGCTCAGACGGCTGAAGGTAGGTGCCGGGCACCGGTTTGCCACCACCACGGAGAAATCGTTGGTCAAGGGTCTGCGCCGGATCCTGGATCCGCGCTACCGCGCCCGGGCCCGAGAACTCGCTCCCCGCATCACCACGCCCGCCGACAGCGCGGCGGCCGCGGCCGGCCTGATCGAAGACTTCGCCCGATCCGCGAGGTAG
- a CDS encoding nucleotide sugar dehydrogenase, producing the protein MAEGVFGRTDAEIDLLVRGMQSGIAVVGFGYIGTVIGAVLADRGWPVTGIDVRQNVVDEINQGRSHVPEPGLDELVSNSVRVGQLKATTDFAAIAENDFIIVTVGTPLGPDFEPIVDDIKAAAQAVGQHLRAGHLVILKSTVPPDTTEKLVRPILEEASGLQAGVDFGLAFCPERLAEGQAIRELTSIPVVVGAVDERSARACSTLWRHALGVESVLVDDPRTAEMVKLADNLWVDLNVALANELAKVCDRLGMDALQVIEAANTMPKGGGLANILRPSMGVGGYCLTKDPWFVNHLGETLGLELSIPRTSRTVNDTMPGYTYGLLTQLLAEQGKSIENCKIAVLGIAFKNNTGDCRLTPTKYVLEFLEDSGCQLSVHDPWVPEEEAHTVTTIPLTADIESAVKDADALVVLAGHREFHQIPLVRLADLTAAGCVFLDGRNSFDPAAVRAAGFAYKGIGR; encoded by the coding sequence ATGGCTGAAGGCGTGTTCGGACGGACCGACGCCGAGATCGATCTTCTGGTCCGCGGCATGCAGTCGGGCATCGCCGTCGTCGGATTCGGCTACATCGGCACGGTGATCGGCGCCGTGCTGGCCGACCGCGGCTGGCCGGTCACCGGGATCGACGTTCGCCAGAATGTCGTTGACGAGATCAACCAGGGCAGGTCTCATGTGCCCGAACCCGGGCTCGACGAGTTGGTGTCCAACAGCGTGCGTGTCGGCCAGTTGAAGGCGACCACCGACTTCGCCGCCATCGCCGAGAACGACTTCATCATCGTGACGGTCGGTACCCCCCTCGGTCCGGACTTCGAACCCATCGTCGACGACATCAAGGCCGCCGCCCAAGCAGTCGGCCAGCATCTGCGGGCCGGCCATCTGGTCATCCTCAAGAGCACGGTCCCGCCGGACACAACCGAAAAGCTGGTTCGCCCGATCCTGGAGGAAGCCTCGGGTCTGCAGGCCGGTGTCGACTTCGGGTTGGCGTTCTGCCCGGAGCGATTGGCCGAGGGCCAGGCGATTCGCGAGCTGACCTCCATCCCCGTCGTGGTCGGCGCGGTCGACGAGCGCAGCGCACGAGCGTGTTCCACGCTGTGGCGCCACGCCCTGGGTGTCGAGTCCGTCCTGGTCGACGATCCCCGAACCGCCGAGATGGTCAAGCTCGCCGACAACCTGTGGGTCGACCTCAACGTCGCACTGGCCAACGAGTTGGCCAAGGTCTGCGACCGTCTCGGCATGGACGCCCTGCAAGTGATCGAGGCCGCCAACACCATGCCCAAAGGCGGTGGCCTGGCCAATATCCTGCGTCCGAGCATGGGTGTGGGCGGCTACTGCCTCACCAAGGATCCGTGGTTCGTCAACCACCTGGGCGAAACGCTGGGGCTGGAACTGTCGATTCCGCGGACCTCGAGGACTGTCAACGACACGATGCCGGGTTACACCTACGGACTGTTGACCCAGCTGCTCGCCGAGCAGGGTAAGTCGATCGAGAACTGCAAGATCGCGGTGCTGGGTATCGCCTTCAAGAACAACACCGGCGACTGCCGCCTGACGCCCACCAAGTACGTCTTGGAGTTCCTCGAGGACTCCGGATGTCAGCTCTCCGTTCATGATCCGTGGGTGCCCGAAGAGGAAGCGCACACGGTGACCACGATTCCCCTGACGGCGGACATCGAATCTGCGGTCAAGGATGCCGATGCCTTGGTGGTACTGGCTGGGCATCGAGAGTTTCACCAGATCCCACTGGTACGCCTCGCGGACCTCACCGCCGCCGGCTGTGTGTTCCTCGACGGACGTAACAGCTTCGATCCCGCGGCGGTACGTGCGGCGGGCTTCGCGTACAAGGGAATCGGTCGATAA
- a CDS encoding NAD-dependent epimerase/dehydratase family protein: MSNVVVTGGYGFIGSHLVTALLDRGDSVTVFDFAKNTRDTSIDFDRHPNFRFIQGDVTDPAALAQALTPDVDTVFHLAAVVGVKNYMDDPLKVLDVNVIGTRNVLELSHRNGIHVVFASTSEVFGKNPNPPFAEDDDRVLGSTKTARWSYSTSKAMAEHLVFAMHTAYGLPVTVVRYFNVYGPRQAPIFVVSQSVHRILNGRQPLLFDSGEQTRCFTFVDDAVAGTLLAAGDPAAIGEAFNIGSMVESTMRDVVDLAIKIADVDGVSSAEAVDTVSRYGQRYEDIPRRIPDSTKAQRELGWRLQVDVEEGIRRTIEWARANPWYLTETIQ; this comes from the coding sequence ATGTCTAACGTCGTCGTAACGGGCGGCTACGGTTTCATTGGGTCACACCTGGTCACGGCACTGCTGGACCGCGGGGACTCGGTCACCGTATTCGACTTCGCCAAGAACACCCGCGACACCAGCATCGACTTCGACCGGCACCCCAACTTCCGGTTCATCCAAGGCGATGTCACCGATCCGGCCGCGCTGGCGCAAGCCCTGACTCCCGACGTCGACACCGTGTTCCATCTGGCGGCGGTCGTGGGTGTCAAGAACTACATGGACGACCCGCTGAAGGTCCTCGACGTCAACGTCATCGGCACCCGCAATGTGCTGGAGTTGAGTCATCGCAACGGGATTCACGTCGTGTTCGCCAGCACCTCGGAGGTGTTCGGCAAGAATCCCAACCCGCCGTTCGCCGAGGACGACGACCGTGTGCTCGGGTCGACCAAGACGGCACGGTGGAGCTACAGCACCAGCAAGGCGATGGCCGAGCATCTGGTGTTCGCGATGCACACCGCGTATGGGCTGCCGGTGACGGTGGTGCGCTACTTCAACGTCTACGGCCCACGGCAAGCGCCGATCTTCGTGGTGTCCCAGAGCGTGCATCGAATCCTCAACGGCCGCCAGCCCTTGCTCTTCGACTCCGGCGAGCAGACCCGCTGCTTCACCTTCGTCGACGACGCGGTGGCCGGTACCTTGCTGGCAGCCGGTGATCCGGCGGCGATCGGTGAGGCCTTCAATATCGGGAGCATGGTCGAGTCGACCATGCGCGACGTGGTGGACCTGGCGATCAAGATCGCCGATGTCGACGGGGTGTCGAGTGCGGAAGCGGTCGACACCGTGTCGCGATACGGCCAGCGCTACGAAGACATTCCACGGCGCATTCCGGACTCCACCAAGGCCCAGCGGGAGTTGGGCTGGCGTCTGCAGGTCGACGTCGAGGAAGGTATCCGCCGCACGATCGAGTGGGCGCGAGCCAACCCGTGGTACCTGACAGAGACCATCCAATAA